The following proteins come from a genomic window of Corallococcus sp. NCRR:
- a CDS encoding AraC family transcriptional regulator — MALSHASDLLGQILERTRLRGQLYCRTVARAPWGLRFAPTASASLHLVLAGSCHLTQGRDTVALGPGDVVLLPRGDGHSMADSPRSPKLPVEEWLATRGEGASAYVLGGDGVESRVLCGFYAFDEPGAHPVLRLLPERVHLRGASEDARALLPTVSLLEREYERGERGASVIVSRLLDILLVQVLRAWADAQPPGGAGWLGALGDPTLASALGWMHAEPGHGWTVSELARRSGTSRATLARRFASEVGVAPHEYLTRLRMQEAAHALREGQDGLAAIAGRVGYESEFAFNRAFRREMGVPPGEYRRKAREG; from the coding sequence ATGGCCCTCTCACACGCCTCCGACCTGCTGGGGCAGATCCTCGAGCGGACCCGACTGCGCGGGCAGCTCTACTGCCGCACCGTGGCGCGGGCCCCCTGGGGGCTGCGCTTTGCTCCCACGGCCTCGGCGTCCCTGCATCTGGTCCTCGCCGGCTCCTGCCACCTCACGCAGGGCCGGGACACCGTCGCGCTGGGGCCGGGGGATGTCGTGCTGCTGCCGCGCGGCGACGGGCATTCCATGGCGGACTCGCCCCGCAGCCCCAAGCTGCCGGTGGAGGAGTGGCTGGCGACACGTGGCGAAGGGGCTTCCGCGTATGTGCTGGGCGGGGACGGCGTGGAGTCGCGGGTGCTCTGCGGCTTCTACGCGTTCGACGAACCGGGGGCGCACCCCGTGTTGCGGCTGCTTCCCGAGCGGGTCCACCTGCGCGGGGCCTCCGAGGACGCGCGTGCGCTGTTGCCCACGGTGTCGCTGCTCGAACGGGAGTACGAGCGGGGTGAGCGGGGCGCCTCGGTCATCGTCTCCCGGTTGCTCGACATCCTCCTGGTGCAGGTGCTTCGCGCCTGGGCCGACGCGCAGCCGCCGGGCGGCGCGGGCTGGTTGGGGGCGCTCGGCGATCCGACGCTCGCCAGCGCCCTGGGCTGGATGCACGCGGAGCCGGGGCACGGCTGGACCGTGAGCGAGCTGGCGCGGCGCTCGGGGACCTCGAGGGCGACGCTCGCGCGGCGCTTCGCGAGCGAGGTGGGCGTGGCACCGCATGAGTACCTCACGCGGCTCCGGATGCAGGAGGCCGCGCACGCGCTGCGTGAGGGACAGGACGGGCTCGCGGCCATCGCGGGCCGCGTGGGTTACGAGTCCGAGTTCGCCTTCAATCGGGCCTTCCGGCGGGAGATGGGCGTGCCTCCCGGCGAGTACCGCCGCAAGGCCCGTGAGGGTTGA
- a CDS encoding DUF4267 domain-containing protein — MNPNPSPLSWKLTSPTALATLLLGAFMLFLSLNAVRDPLSAARGFGLRDSGSEVIPWLYVKAGRDLGVALAMFALVAIRQRQAAGAFVLACMVMPLVDALTVMRGGASLAFALAVHGSAALYGVVLAAALLRPRKVPAVVS, encoded by the coding sequence ATGAACCCGAACCCCTCACCATTGTCCTGGAAGCTCACCTCGCCCACGGCCCTGGCCACCTTGCTGCTGGGCGCCTTCATGCTGTTCCTCAGCCTCAACGCCGTGCGGGACCCGCTCAGCGCGGCCAGGGGCTTCGGTCTGCGCGACTCCGGGAGCGAGGTCATCCCCTGGCTGTACGTGAAGGCGGGCCGGGACCTGGGCGTGGCCCTGGCGATGTTCGCCCTGGTGGCCATCCGGCAGCGGCAGGCCGCGGGCGCCTTCGTCCTCGCCTGCATGGTGATGCCCCTTGTGGACGCGCTGACCGTGATGCGTGGCGGTGCCTCACTCGCCTTCGCGCTCGCGGTCCACGGGAGCGCGGCGCTCTACGGCGTCGTACTGGCCGCCGCGCTGCTCCGCCCCCGGAAGGTGCCCGCTGTTGTGTCCTGA